Proteins from one Diprion similis isolate iyDipSimi1 chromosome 3, iyDipSimi1.1, whole genome shotgun sequence genomic window:
- the LOC124404085 gene encoding UPF0430 protein CG31712-like isoform X1, with protein MGRSRSRSKSPSSRRRHKSKHSRKRSKSREKHSSSSKYAEKPKERSSKSRKRSHSASTSSGSDVSDDVHIVSHKKRSYRDRDRKMDEVERLAEMERQRKKRESDKKLMNKILVTNAVGRQREVEQKMVEEEAAKRIEELVQKRVEEELEKRKEEIEAEVQRRVEEAKRAMERQMMEEMEWRQAKLREEEKRREEEERKKREELERILEENNRKIEEAQKKLAEERLAMVEEQRLMEEERQKMRKEHEKRVKEEQKKILGKNNSRPKLSFSLKPVT; from the exons ATGGGGAGATCGAGATCGCGAAGCAAATCCCCCAGCAGTAGGAGACGACACAAAAGTAAACATTCTCGCAAACGTTCGAAGTCTCGTGAGAAGCACAGTTCGAGTAGCAAGTACGCCGAAAAGCCAAAAGAACGAAGCTCCAAGTCCAG AAAGCGGTCACATTCTGCCTCAACAAGCAGTGGTTCCGATGTGTCGGACGATGTTCACATAGTCAGTCATAAAAAGCGTTCCTACAGAGACAGGGATCGCAAAATGGACGAGGTTGAACGTCTCGCTGAAATGGAAAGACAAAG gaaaaagagagaatcgGATAAAAAGTTAATGAACAAAATCCTCGTCACGAATGCAGTTGG GCGGCAGCGAGAAGTGGAGCAAAAAATGGTGGAGGAAGAGGCAGCAAAACGGATCGAAGAACTTGTTCAAAAGCGAGTTGAGGAAGAGCTGGAAAAGCGAAAGGAGGAAATTGAAGCCGAGGTCCAACGACGTGTCGAGGAGGCCAAACGGGCTATGGAGCGCCAAATGATGGAGGAGATGGAGTGGCGCCAAGCCAAACTTAGAGAGGAGGAGAAACGGAGAGAG GAGGAAGAACGGAAAAAACGAGAGGAGCTAGAGAGGATCTTGGAGGAGAACAACAGAAAGATCGAGGAGGCCCAGAAGAAGCTG GCCGAGGAAAGGCTGGCAATGGTCGAGGAACAACGGCTAATGGAAGAAGAGAGACAAAAAATGCGGAAGGAACACGAAAAGCGTGTGAAAGAAGAGCAGAAGAAGATCCTGGGAAAGAATAACTCGAGGCCAAAGTTATCCTTTTCACTAAAACCAGTTACGTGA
- the LOC124404085 gene encoding UPF0430 protein CG31712-like isoform X2 yields MGRSRSRSKSPSSRRRHKSKHSRKRSKSREKHSSSSKYAEKPKERSSKSRKRSHSASTSSGSDVSDDVHIVSHKKRSYRDRDRKMDEVERLAEMERQRRQREVEQKMVEEEAAKRIEELVQKRVEEELEKRKEEIEAEVQRRVEEAKRAMERQMMEEMEWRQAKLREEEKRREEEERKKREELERILEENNRKIEEAQKKLAEERLAMVEEQRLMEEERQKMRKEHEKRVKEEQKKILGKNNSRPKLSFSLKPVT; encoded by the exons ATGGGGAGATCGAGATCGCGAAGCAAATCCCCCAGCAGTAGGAGACGACACAAAAGTAAACATTCTCGCAAACGTTCGAAGTCTCGTGAGAAGCACAGTTCGAGTAGCAAGTACGCCGAAAAGCCAAAAGAACGAAGCTCCAAGTCCAG AAAGCGGTCACATTCTGCCTCAACAAGCAGTGGTTCCGATGTGTCGGACGATGTTCACATAGTCAGTCATAAAAAGCGTTCCTACAGAGACAGGGATCGCAAAATGGACGAGGTTGAACGTCTCGCTGAAATGGAAAGACAAAG GCGGCAGCGAGAAGTGGAGCAAAAAATGGTGGAGGAAGAGGCAGCAAAACGGATCGAAGAACTTGTTCAAAAGCGAGTTGAGGAAGAGCTGGAAAAGCGAAAGGAGGAAATTGAAGCCGAGGTCCAACGACGTGTCGAGGAGGCCAAACGGGCTATGGAGCGCCAAATGATGGAGGAGATGGAGTGGCGCCAAGCCAAACTTAGAGAGGAGGAGAAACGGAGAGAG GAGGAAGAACGGAAAAAACGAGAGGAGCTAGAGAGGATCTTGGAGGAGAACAACAGAAAGATCGAGGAGGCCCAGAAGAAGCTG GCCGAGGAAAGGCTGGCAATGGTCGAGGAACAACGGCTAATGGAAGAAGAGAGACAAAAAATGCGGAAGGAACACGAAAAGCGTGTGAAAGAAGAGCAGAAGAAGATCCTGGGAAAGAATAACTCGAGGCCAAAGTTATCCTTTTCACTAAAACCAGTTACGTGA